Part of the Candidatus Angelobacter sp. genome is shown below.
CTCCTCGGCGACGGCAATTCCGTGACCGTGATTGATGATTGTTCGACCGGTTCGCTGGAGAACCTTCACCAGGTGCGTTCGGATCCCCGGTTGCGCGTCGTCCAAAGCAAGGTTTCTGAATGCAGCGCACTGGCGGCGATCGTATCCGAGTCCAGTTCGATTTTTCATCTGGCTGCGGCAGTGGGTGTCGAGCTCGTCGTGAATTCGCCCATCCGGACGATCCACACCAATTTGCGCGAGACCGAAGCGATTCTCGAGGCTGCGAGCCAGCGTAGCGTCCCCGTTTTATTGACCTCGACTTCCGAAGTTTACGGGAAAAGTCAAAAGTCCTCCTTTTCCGAAGACGACGACCTGCTCATCGGACCGCCCCATTTCGGTCGCTGGAGCTATGCATGCTCGAAATTGATGGACGAATTCCTCGCCATGGCCTATGCGCGCGAACGAAAGCTACCTGTGATCGTCGCGCGTCTGTTCAATACGGTCGGGCCGAGGCAAACAGGCCGGTATGGCATGGTGTTGCCTCGCTTCATCGCCGCGGCAAAGGCAGGCGAGCCATTGAAAGTTTACGGAGACGGGCGTCAATCCCGGTGCTTTTGCCACGTCGGGGACACGGTCGAGGCGCTTGTCCGCCTGCAAACCTGTAAAGCTGCCCGGAACGAAATTTTCAACGTGGGAAGCACGGAAGAGATCAGCATCCTGGAACTGGCGGAACTTGTGGTCCGGACATTGAACTCTCGCTCAAATCTGGAACATGTTCCTTACGACATTGCTTACGCGCCGGGATTTGACGACATGCCAAGGAGAAGGCCTG
Proteins encoded:
- a CDS encoding GDP-mannose 4,6-dehydratase, whose protein sequence is MSNPEHILVTGGAGFIGSHLVERLLGDGNSVTVIDDCSTGSLENLHQVRSDPRLRVVQSKVSECSALAAIVSESSSIFHLAAAVGVELVVNSPIRTIHTNLRETEAILEAASQRSVPVLLTSTSEVYGKSQKSSFSEDDDLLIGPPHFGRWSYACSKLMDEFLAMAYARERKLPVIVARLFNTVGPRQTGRYGMVLPRFIAAAKAGEPLKVYGDGRQSRCFCHVGDTVEALVRLQTCKAARNEIFNVGSTEEISILELAELVVRTLNSRSNLEHVPYDIAYAPGFDDMPRRRPAIDKLKNATGFAPRTRLRDMIGLAART